The Kiritimatiellia bacterium sequence GTTGACAGATCCGCTCATTTATTGTCCGGGCTCTGGCATCTGGTTGGCAAGACTATCAAGGTTGGGCTATAATCCAATCATCCAGGCGAGCTTTGGCGGGAACGGAGAGGATGCTGTTTCGGCTGATTTTGACGGGGACGAATTGGCCGACCTGGTAATCTACAATGAAACGGAAGGCGTTTTATCCGCCATACTTTCCAACTACGGCGCTTTTGACATAAGAGCGTCGTGTTTGATGGGCGGTCCCGGTTACAGCTTTGTTTCAGCCGACTTTGACGGGGACGGCAAAGCTGATCCGACGGTTTATTCGGAATCAGAAGGCCGGGCTAAGGTCATTTTCTCCGGTAATAAATATTCTTCTGAAAGCATGCTGTTTGGCGGGCCGGGGCAAACCATGTTTGCGGCTGATTTTGACGGGGACCTCAAGGCTGATCCGGTTTTGTATGAACAGGCAACGGGAATATGGATGGTCTTCCTCTCAAAAATCGGATACAGGGAAGCCGGGATTTCATTCGGCGGACCAGGGCATGTGCCGGCCATCGGCGACTATGACGGCGACAGCAAGGCCGATCCGGCGATTTATCAGCCAGGGGCTGGCCTATGGCGGATTATGCTTTCCGACAGCGGTTATTCTATCATTACGGAAACTTTTGGCAGTTCAGAATATCAGCCAATAGCGAGATAAACTTTATAAAAAATGGGCCTTGATGTAGGCGGCGGCGGAGTCCAGCGAGGGCAGGATTTTTGTGCAGTAGCGCACCATCCAGGGACTGCAGTTCCGGAAGTCAAACGGCGCAAACGCCACCACGAATTTCCGCAGGTTGTTGGAAGCGTAAAAGACCTCCATCGCGGTTCCGATGGACGGCTTGCTGTAATTGACCAGGAGGATATCCGCGTTGCGGATATCCTGCAGGTCAAACTCCACGATTTCGTTGGCGCTGTCCACCTCGCGGTCCTTGAAGTTGCGCCGCATGGGGTCCAGCAAAATGAATTTTTTGCCCAGCTTGCCGGCGGCGATTTTGCGCCATTCCCGAGCCACGCCGGTTGATTCATCCATGATCGGACCGCAAAGATAAATTGTTTTCATAGAATAATTTTTGTCCTCTGCCAGCGAGGCAGACATCATTTACATCATTTAAATTTGCATCAAACTACAAAATCCGGGGCAAATTGCAATAAAATACCACCGGGGCGGCTGGAGGCGGGCGCATATGCGCCGCGCCCAACTTCAACAATAGCATATCACGTTTTCTCAATCATCAAGCGGCGGATCAGAGTAATATCCTGTCCGCCGGTAATCGGCGGAAAAACCATCCCGGCGCGCGGGTTTGGAAACAAATCGCTGTCCGGCCGCAGGTTTCCGCGGATTTGATCAACTCTTCCGCTCCCCTGATAATGCCCTGGGAATAACGAAGGCGGCTCACGATGCCGCCATGTTTCCGTACCAGCGCCTTGATATAAGAACTGGCATTTGCCGGACAGACCATCCATTTTGCTATTCCAGTGTCAAACATGTGACGGTCATTAAAACCATCGCCCGCCACCAGCGTCTCCTCCGGCAACACTCCCAGGCGCTTCTGTATATACCCAAGAATTGCTCCCTTGTTCATGTAAAACGGCAGGAGCGAATCGCTCTTGCTGTTCAAGGAGTTGAATGCGCGGTACATGCCGCCTGGTTTTAAGAGCGGATTGACCAGGGGCCATCCTTTTCGGGCAAAGGATTCGTTTTTGAAATAAATTGATATGTAATGGTGACCGTAGGGATTGAAGAAAACCCGGTCCGCCAATCCTTTCGTGATCACTTGCGCCATGGTCCGCCGCATGAGCGGCTCAAATTTTTCAAGAAAGCGCCGGTCCAGCGAGTTGAGATGACGTTTGTAGGCGGCGTCAATTTGCAGCTTGTTGTTTTTTACCGCGCCGAGGCTCCGCGCGGATTCTCCCGCCAGGAAAGCGGGGGATGACTTTACGCCGCTGGCCTTGATTACCTTGTACTGGGTTTCAACCCCCCAGGTTGTGTTGGTGGCCCAGACAATTCCGCGCCGAGACAGATTGTCCAGGAACCGGACAAATGCCGGGGGAAAG is a genomic window containing:
- a CDS encoding nucleoside 2-deoxyribosyltransferase, whose product is MKTIYLCGPIMDESTGVAREWRKIAAGKLGKKFILLDPMRRNFKDREVDSANEIVEFDLQDIRNADILLVNYSKPSIGTAMEVFYASNNLRKFVVAFAPFDFRNCSPWMVRYCTKILPSLDSAAAYIKAHFL
- a CDS encoding HAD family hydrolase, with the protein product MSIRLFVFDWDGTALGGHKPYDRFPPAFVRFLDNLSRRGIVWATNTTWGVETQYKVIKASGVKSSPAFLAGESARSLGAVKNNKLQIDAAYKRHLNSLDRRFLEKFEPLMRRTMAQVITKGLADRVFFNPYGHHYISIYFKNESFARKGWPLVNPLLKPGGMYRAFNSLNSKSDSLLPFYMNKGAILGYIQKRLGVLPEETLVAGDGFNDRHMFDTGIAKWMVCPANASSYIKALVRKHGGIVSRLRYSQGIIRGAEELIKSAETCGRTAICFQTRAPGWFFRRLPADRILL